In Juglans regia cultivar Chandler chromosome 5, Walnut 2.0, whole genome shotgun sequence, the following are encoded in one genomic region:
- the LOC108979063 gene encoding DNA-directed RNA polymerase III subunit 1, producing MAGAQAEDIAFTKHPYIEDVGPRKIKSMKFSTFSESEISKLAEVQVYKGQYYDAKRNPIEGGLLDPRMGPANKNCICATCHGSFGNCPGHFGYLKLAVPVYNVGYMSTILDILKCICKSCAHILLEENLRKEYLKKMRSPKIEPLKKTELMKVIVKKCNNLTSGNKAVKCSRCGYVNVSVKRAMSMPGILHERQKCNDGSVEEFRSAISHTKESKSPFNVATYILNPVQVLVLFKRMLDEDCELLYLSDRPEKLIITNIAVPPIPIRPSVIMDGSQSNENDITERLKKIIQANASLSQELLEASSASKCLAGWDILQLEVAQYINSDVRVPFTMQVSKPLGGFVQRLKGKQGRFRGNLSGKRVEYTGRTVISPDPNLKITEVAIPIQMARILTYPECVSHHNIEKLRQCVCNGPDKYPGARMLTHTDGSMRSLFPSVRRKLADALKYGEIVHRHLEDGDIVLFNRQPSLHRMSIMCHRARIMPWRTLRFNESVCNPYNADFDGDEMNMHVPQTEEARTEAVMLMGVQNNLCTPKNGEILVASTQDFLTSSFLITRKDTFYDRAAFSLMCSYMMDGMDFVDLPTPAILKPIELWTGKQLFSVLVRPHTNVRVFVNLTLKEKSYMKPKEEGEREMDAMCPNDGFVYFRNSELLSGQLGKATLGNGNKDGLFSILLRDYKAHAAAACMNRLAKLSARWIGNHGFTIGIDDVQPSKYLNDRRQETISKGYQGCDEKIKLYNEGNLPPETGCDAAQTLEAGITRILNNIRDETGKVCMKELHWRNSPLIMSQCGSKGSPINISQMIACVGQQSVGGRRAPNGFIDRSLPHFPRKAKTPAAKGFVANSFYSGLTATEFFFHTMGGREGLVDTAVKTADTGYMSRKLIKALEDLSIQYDNTVRNASGCIVQFRYGDDGMDPANMEAKSGSPLNFERLFLKAKATCPSGGTEYLSPSEVSERVESRFSEIDMTPEGGCSVAFKKSFKSFLDEYGKSLEKTMDTFKSVENLAAKENSEIQEKIVKNISGITPKQLEVFLNTCISRYHLKKIEAGTAIGAIGAQSIGEPGTQMTLKTFHFAGVASMNVTLGVPRIKEIMNGAKKISTPIITAALNCDDNVNAARMVRGRIEKTNLGQVAKSIKLVMTSRSASLVVKLDMERIRDVQLCIDANIVKESIIQTPKLKLKHEHIKVLDVGKLEILSPETDKSKIHFHLHSLKNLLPMVIVKGIKTVERAIIKKEQNKKMKTIKYSLLVEGAGLQEVMGTEGIDGCKTTSNHVIEVQQTLGIEAARKCIIEEIKYTMESHGMNIDIRHMMLLADLMTFRGEVLGITRFGIQKMDKSILMLASFEKTADHLFNASINGRDDRIEGVSESIIMGIPMQIGTGMLKVRQRVSLPSELHCGPDPILS from the exons TCTTGTGCTCATATACTTCTGGAGGAGAACTTGCGTAAAGAgtatttgaagaaaatgagaagTCCTAAGATAGAGCCTCTGAAGAAGACTGAGTTGATGAAAGTGATAGTTAAAAAGTGTAATAACTTGACAAGCGGCAATAAAGCAGTAAAGTGCTCAAGATGCGGATACGTAAATG TTTCAGTGAAGAGGGCCATGTCTATGCCTGGCATTCTTCATGAGCGTCAAAAATGTAATGATGGGAGTGTGGAAGAATTCAGATCAGCCATTTCTCACACAAAAGAGTCAAAGTCGCCCTTCAACGTGGCTACTTATATTCTTAACCCTGTACAAGTTCTAGTTCTTTTTAAAAGGATGTTGGATGAG GATTGCGAGTTGCTTTATCTTTCTGATAGACCAGAGAAACTCATCATAACAAATATTGCAGTGCCTCCTATACCTATTCGTCCTTCTGTCATTATGGATGGATCTCAAAG CAATGAAAATGACATTACTGAGAGGCTAAAGAAAATTATTCAGGCAAATGCTAGCCTTAGCCAGGAGTTATTAGAAGCGAGCTCTGCGTCCAAATGCCTG GCTGGTTGGGATATTCTTCAACTTGAGGTTGCGCAATACATAAATAGTGACGTTCGTGTTCCATTCACAATGCAAGTTTCCAAGCCATTAGGTGGTTTTGTTCAGCGCCTCAAGGGGAAGCAGGGACGCTTTCGTGGGAACTTGTCTGGGAAGCGTGTTGAATATACTGGCAGGACCGTCATATCCCCTGACCCTAATTTGAAAATTACTGAG GTTGCAATTCCGATCCAAATGGCTCGAATCTTAACTTATCCTGAATGTGTTTCCCATCACAATATAGAGAAATTGAGACAATGTGTCTGTAATGGCCCAGATAAGTACCCAGGTGCAAGAATGCTCACACATACTGATGGTTCTATGAG GTCCCTGTTTCCTAGTGTTAGGAGGAAACTTGCTGATGCACTGAAATATGGTGAAATAGTTCATCGTCATTTGGAAGATGGCGACATTGTTCTTTTTAACAGACAACCAAGCTTGCATCGGATGTCTATCATGTGTCATAGG GCAAGAATCATGCCTTGGAGAACATTGAGATTCAACGAATCAGTGTGCAACCCATATAATGCTGATTTTGATGGTGATGAGATGAATATGCATGTACCACAGACTGAGGAGGCTCGAACAGAAGCTGTTATGCTAATGGGG GTGCAAAACAATTTATGCACACCAAAAAATGGAGAGATTTTGGTTGCTTCCACTCAAGATTTTCTAACGTCTTCGTTTCTCATTACAAGGAAGGACACATTTTATGACCGTGCTGCCTTTTCTCTTATGTGTTCTTATATGATGGATGGCATGGATTTTGTTGATTTGCCAACTCCTGCAATACTGAAG CCGATAGAGCTTTGGACTGGTAAGCAATTATTCAGCGTTTTAGTTCGGCCACATACAAATGTGAGAGTTTTTGTAAATCTTACCCTAAAGGAGAAAAGCTACATGAAGCctaaagaagaaggagaaagagaaatgGATGCTATGTGCCCTAATGATGGGTTTGTTTACTTCCGTAACAGTGAGCTATTATCTGGACAACTAGGGAAAGCTACTTTAG GAAATGGGAATAAGGATGGACTTTTCTCTATTCTTCTTAGAGACTATAAAGCACATGCTGCTGCTGCATGCATGAATCGTCTAGCCAAATTAAG TGCTCGATGGATAGGTAATCACGGGTTCACAATTGGGATTGATGATGTCCAACCAAGTAAATATTTGAACGATAGGAGACAGGAAACAATCTCTAAAGGCTATCAAGGTTGTGATGAGAAAATAAAGTTGTACAACGAAGGAAATCTACCACCTGAAACTGGCTGTGATGCTGCCCAAACACTAGAGGCTGGGATaactagaatattaaataatattcgaGACGAGACTGGCAAG GTCTGCATGAAAGAGTTACATTGGCGAAATAGTCCATTGATCATGTCCCAGTGTGGCTCCAAAGGATCTCCGATCAATATTAGCCAAATGATTGCTTGTGTTGGTCAGCAGTCTGTTGGCGGTCGTCGTGCTCCTAATGGTTTCATAGATCGGAGTCTTCCTCACTTCCCTAGAAAAGCGAAAACCCCTGCA GCCAAAGGGTTTGTTGCTAATTCTTTCTACAGTGGTTTGACTGCCACTGAGTTTTTCTTCCATACAATGGGAGGGCGAGAAGGCCTTGTGGATACGGCG GTAAAAACAGCTGACACTGGCTATATGTCACGAAAGTTGATAAAAGCACTAGAGGACCTATCCATCCAATATGATAACACAGTACGGAATGCGAGTGGCTGTATAGTTCAATTTCGTTATGGGGATGATGGCATGGATCCTGCAAATATGGAAGCAAAAAGTGGATCTCCTTTAAATTTTGAACGATTGTTTCTGAAGGCCAAG GCCACATGTCCTTCTGGAGGAACTGAATATCTATCTCCATCTGAAGTGTCTGAAAGAGTAGAAAGCAGATTTTCAGAAATTGATATGACTCCTGAGGGTGGTTGCTCCGTggcttttaaaaaatctttcaaGAGCTTCTTAGATGAATATGGAAAATCCTTGGAAAAAACAATGGACACATTTAAATCAGTTGAAAATCTTGCTGCAAAGGAGAATTCAGAAATTCAggaaaaaattgtcaaaaataTATCTGGCATTACTCCTAAACAGCTAGAG GTTTTCTTGAACACCTGTATCTCTCgttatcatttgaaaaaaatagaagctgGAACTGCGATTGGAGCGATTGGAGCTCAAAGTATTGGAGAGCCGGGGACACAGATGACACTCAAAACCTTCCACTTTGCTGGAGTTGCTAGCATGA ATGTTACTCTTGGAGTTCCTCGTATCAAAGAAATAATGAATGGGGCCAAAAAAATCAGTACGCCCATCATCACTGCAGCTCTCAACTGTGATGATAACGTGAATGCTGCAAGGATGGTACGAGGTCGCATTGAGAAAACAAATTTGGGACAG GTTGCTAAAAGTATAAAGCTGGTAATGACTTCGAGATCAGCATCACTAGTTgtcaagcttgacatggaaagAATTCGAGATGTTCAATTATGTATAGATGCTAATATTGTGAAAGAATCAATTATACAAACTCCAAAACTCAAACTGAAGCACGAG CATATCAAGGTTTTGGATGTTGGGAAGTTGGAAATTCTTTCTCCAGAAACtgataaaagtaaaattcattttcatctcCACTCTCTCAAAAATTTGCTTCCAATGGTTATAGTGAAG GGTATAAAAACTGTGGAACGTGCCATCattaagaaagaacaaaataaaaaaatgaagaccATCAAGTACAGTTTGCTGGTAGAAGG TGCTGGTCTTCAAGAAGTTATGGGTACGGAAGGAATTGATGGATGCAAAACAACAAGTAATCATGTTATTGAAGTGCAGCAGACACTTGGCATTGAAGCTGCCAGGAAGTGCATCATTGAGGAGATAAAATATACAATGGAAAGCCATGGAATGAACATAGACATTAGACATATGATGCTCTTAGCAGATTTGATGACATTCAGG GGTGAAGTGCTTGGAATCACAAGATTTGGCATTCAAAAAATGGACAAAAGTATATTGATGCTGGCTTCGTTTGAGAAGACGGCAGATCATCTTTTCAACGCTTCCATAAATGGTAGGGATGACAGGATTGAAGGAGTAAGTGAATCCATAATCATGGGTATACCGATGCAGATAGGCACTGGAATGCTCAAAGTTAGACAAAG AGTTAGTCTACCTTCAGAGCTACATTGTGGGCCAGATCCAATTCTATCTTGA
- the LOC108979055 gene encoding uncharacterized protein LOC108979055, whose product MGVVVIDGSTVRDFVNDETQFKKSVDESFAALDLNKDGVLSRAELRKAFETIRLIEAHFGIDVATTPEQLTKLYDSIFEKFDCDGSGTVDLDEFRAEMKKIMLAIADGLGSSPIQMALEDDDNQSLLKKAADLEASKLSSS is encoded by the coding sequence ATGGGCGTGGTGGTGATTGACGGATCGACGGTGAGAGACTTCGTGAACGACGAGACCCAGTTCAAGAAGAGCGTGGACGAGAGTTTCGCGGCTCTGGACCTTAACAAGGACGGTGTCCTCTCTCGCGCGGAACTCCGCAAGGCGTTCGAGACCATCAGGCTGATCGAGGCCCACTTCGGCATCGACGTGGCCACGACGCCGGAGCAGCTCACCAAGCTCTATGATTCCATCTTCGAGAAGTTCGACTGCGATGGGAGCGGGACAGTGGATCTGGACGAGTTCAGGGCGGAGATGAAGAAGATCATGCTTGCTATTGCCGATGGGCTGGGGTCGTCCCCTATTCAGATGGCTCTCGAGGACGACGATAATCAGAGTTTGCTTAAAAAGGCTGCGGATCTCGAGGCTTCTAAGCTATCATCCTCCTGA